From Aspergillus fumigatus Af293 chromosome 3, whole genome shotgun sequence, a single genomic window includes:
- a CDS encoding pyridoxal phosphate-dependent decarboxylase family protein → MSVSPPSSRAEEVRKLLGAVEDLLIPFIQSADENPLGLALQQNGVNGTNDTNGTNGHLKSPRTALVDYKNPEELRDILQLSLPEKGTRQEGLIEVLRKVLKYSVNTWHQGFLDKLYASTNAPGVASELILAALNTNVHVYQVSPALTIIEKFTGEKLASLFGLNGPRAGGISVQGGSASNTTSIVIARNNLYPDTKKNGNGDYKFVVFTSDHGHYSIEKAAQMLGLGSSSVWVVPVDKQGRMIPEELEKLVRKALQENRTPFYVNATAGTTVMGSFDPFNEIAAICQKYNLWFHVDGSWGGSFVFSKRQKHKLAGVDKANSIAINPHKMLGVPVTCSFLLAADIRQFHRANTLPAGYLFHNNDTEPQPNGDLGTSENELSVDSPEVWDLADLTLQCGRRADSLKLFLGWTYYGTEGYEQQIDTACDIAAHLATLVSESPNFILISENPPPCLQVCFYYAPGGQLVHPRGVVSNETERAKANSKVTEELTHALVHKGFMVDFAPPSGDEDAAGDGKFFRCVVNVQTTRETVEALVRAIEEAGPAIIERLKAEAASIPKRRPGERGHGPVVHQG, encoded by the exons ATGTCTGTGTCCCCGCCGTCGAGTCGCGCTGAGGAAGTGCGAAAG CTTCTGGGTGCAGTCGAAGATCTCCTCATCCCATTCATCCAGTCCGCCGACGAAAATCCTCTTGGCCTTGCGCTCCAGCAAAATGGGGTCAATGGAACGAATGATACGAATGGTACGAATGGACACCTGAAAAGTCCACGGACAGCTTTAGTCGATTACAAAAATCCTGAAGAGCTTCGGGATATTCTGCAATTATCTCTACCGGAGAAGGGTACCAGACAAGAGGGCTTGATTGAGGTTCTTCGCAAAGTGTTGAAGTATTCCGTGAATACATGGCATCAGGGATTTCTCGACAAACTATATGCCTCAACGAATGCTCCCGGTGTGGCATCCGAGCTGATTTTGGCGGCTCTCAACACGAACGTGCATGTCTACCAGGTCTCGCCGGCTTTGACTATTATCGAAAAGTTTACAGGAGAAAAGTTGGCTTCTCTATTTGGGCTCAACGGACCACGAGCAGGGGGAATTTCTGTACAAGGGGGCTCAGCATCCAACACCACCTCGATTGTCATTGCGCGCAACAACCTATACCCCGATACAAAGAAAAATGGCAATGGGGACTACAAGTTTGTGGTCTTCACCAGCGACCACGGCCACTACAGCATCGAGAAGGCGGCACAGATGCTGGGTTTGGGAAGCAGCTCCGTCTGGGTAGTGCCCGTGGACAAGCAAGGTCGCATGATCCCGGAAGAACTCGAGAAGCTGGTTCGAAAAGCTCTCCAGGAGAACAGGACACCGTTCTATGTTAATGCAACTGCCGGAACGACGGTAATGGGCTCCTTTGACCCCTTCAATGAGATCGCTGCCATCTGCCAGAAATACAACCTCTGGTTCCACGTTGACGGCTCGTGGGGCGGTTCGTTCGTCTTCTCCAAGCGCCAGAAGCACAAACTCGCTGGCGTCGACAAAGCAAATAGCATCGCCATAAACCCTCACAAAATGCTCGGTGTTCCCGTGACTTGTTCTTTCCTCCTAGCGGCGGACATTCGCCAGTTCCACAGGGCAAATACTCTCCCAGCCGGCTACTTATTCCACAACAACGACACGGAACCGCAACCCAACGGCGACCTCGGCACATCGGAAAACGAGCTCTCCGTCGATTCACCGGAGGTCTGGGACCTGGCTGACCTTACTCTCCAATGTGGACGACGCGCAGACTCCCTCAAGCTCTTTTTGGGCTGGACATACTACGGCACGGAGGGATACGAGCAGCAGATCGACACGGCCTGTGACATTGCTGCACACCTGGCGACACTCGTCTCCGAAAGCCCTaacttcatcctcatcagcgAGAACCCACCCCCATGTCTCCAGGTTTGCTTCTACTACGCGCCGGGCGGACAGCTCGTACACCCTCGCGGAGTTGTATCGAACGAGACCGAGCGTGCAAAGGCAAACAGCAAAGTCACGGAAGAGCTGACCCATGCTCTAGTGCACAAGGGGTTCATGGTTGACTTTGCACCTCCTAGCGGGGACGAGGACGCTGCCGGGGATGGAAAGTTTTTCCGCTGCGTTGTCAATGTCCAGACAACTCGCGAGACTGTTGAAGCTCTTGTTCGTGCTATTGAGGAGGCGGGCCCGGCCATCATCGAAAGACTTAAGGCCGAGGCTGCTTCGATTCCCAAACGTAGGCCGGGAGAACGAGGCCACGGACCTGTTGTTCACCAGGGGTAG